TGCCTTCGCCACGCGTTAGATCGACATATTTCCTGATTTCGATATAGCCTTCCGTCCCCAGTATCGTCAGGCGACCGTCGCCCCAGACGCTTAGCCCATCCGGCGTAAACCAGTCACAGCGGAAATAGCCGGTTGCCCCATTGTCGCCCAGCAGCATGGCATCGCCAAAATCCTCAAACTCTGGCTGGTGCGGGTGGTGATAATTCGCCGTCTGGCTAGTCACCACTCGCGCGTTGGTATTGCCGGTAAAATAGAGAAACTGTTCGATCTGGTGGATGCCGATATCGCAGAGGATCCCGCCGTAGCGCCGCTTTTGATAAAACCAGTCGGGCCGCGCGCCACGTTCACGATGGGGACCCACGCCAATCGTCTGAATCACCCGACCGATCTCGCCCCGTTGCACCAGTTCACCGGCAAACAGCGCGCTATCCACATTGATGCGCTCATTAAAGTACACGGCAAATTTACGGCCGGTTTCGGCAACCCGACGCTGGACGGCATCCAACTGCTCCAGCGTGGTTAGCGGCGGTTTGGCGGTGAAGAAATCTTTACCGGCATCCAGCGTGAGCAGCGCCAGTTCGGCTCGGTCACAGGGAACAACCGCACAGGCAATAAGATCGATAGACGCATCGGCAATCAGCTGTTCCGCAGAGTCAGCAAAAGGAACGGAGGGGAACAGTGAGATGAATTTTTCCCGATTATTTGGATCGAACTCGAACACGCCGACCAGTTCCGCGCCCGCATCAACCAGTTGCCGACACATGTCATAAATGTGGTTATGCGCTAATCCAATCGCCGCAAATCGAATCTTTTTCATCTTCACCTCTGCCGATATCGTCATGCCGAGCCACTACAATAAGGCGGAAACCGAGCGGGCTAAAGACAAAAGCCGGGTAACGCGTTAGAATTTTCCCTGTTTTTTTAACATATCCACATTTTCCGCAACGCAACTAAAGATAACCATGAAAAGAAAACGTATTCTGATCCCTCTCATTATTCTGATCCTGTTTGTGCTCTATCTGAATCGCGATGCGCTGAATCCTTTTGCGCCTGACTGTAAAAACCTTCCGGCGAATCAACCCAAGCCCGAAGAGTGTAAAAAACCAGTGAAAGAAGTCGCCCCAGGCTTTGAAATTTAAGCAGGCGTATTAGCGCGGCTTGGGAATATTGAACTGTTCCAATGCGGGATTCACCGTTTTGGCAAAATCTTCCCGTCGGTTCTGGAGCTTGCTTTTGGCATTGAAGAAATTCACCAGCTCCGCAATCCCCATACCGATGCTTAGCGCCCCACTTACCGCCCAACCCACCGGACCTGCGGCCGCGCCAACGGCAGAGGCAGCCGCCGCACCGGCGGCCTCACCCGCAATGGCACCCACCACTTTTCCGGCAATCGCTGCGCCCGCTTTACCCGCCAGCCCAATGGCCGTTTTGCTCCCCGCTGCCTTGGTTAAGTCCTCTGCATGTAGCGACGATTTGGCAAAATTCATTACGCTGCGTCCGGCCTCTTTCACCGCTTGCGCATCGCTTTTTTCTCCGGCTCCCGAATGTGTCGCAGCCGAGAGCGAGGCATCCAGCCCAACAGACCGCGGTGTGGTCGGTGACGCCGTAGAGAAACGTTGGTTCATCGCCGCCTGCGCCAGCGACGGATCGGACAGCAAAATGGTGTTTATCTCGCGCGGTACCGTCTGCTCAAAATGTTGAATCACATCCCCGTCTTTCTGTAACGCTTCAATATGTTGATTCAGCACCTTTTCCGTTTCTTCGGTATTCCGATACTCACGCCCCGCGACCACCTGTTCCAGCGTCTGTTGCAGTTTGACCAGCGCCGCCGACTTTTGCGCCCCGCTGTACTGCTGCGGTTGAGTAAAAACCGCTTCATTAAGCTTGCTGATATCGGTTTTCGCTGCCAGCCCCAATGCTGCCGCGTTATGTAGCGTATCCGCCGCGTCCTGACTGTTCGTCGGTGCCTGCTCGCGAATCCAACTTTTCATATCTTTCATCATCAGTTTGCCATCATGCGGGACTCGTGCCAGCTTCTCCCCTTTGACATCCGCATGTTCCAGAATCCCAAATAATCCAGGATGCGACCAGATCCTCGCTGCCGCTTTTAGCTGGGGCGCTAGCGTCGGGTTATCGGTGACGATCGCATTCAGATCGATCAGGGTACTGGTGCGATCGTTCTTTTGCGGCGGAGAATGCGTATAGGATTTTTTGGCATCGGCAGCATTAAGCAGCGGCTCGTTAGCCAGCAAAATTGCGGATGATTGCACTAACCGCAACGACTGTGCATCGGCTGCTGGATTTTTCTCTCTATAGATCTTCACGGCGTGGCTGGCATCGCTGGCACGTCGCTCCATATTTTTAATAAAGGATTTGGTATCGCGATTCGAGATATGTCCGTCTGCTCTACCACCGTCTTTTGCCGTATCCATCGCCGTATAGATCGCAGGATTGTCACGCAGATAGACAAGCGCTTTTTCCGCGTTCGTCCCGCCATCCTGTAGCATTTTCGCCGCCGCCAACGGGCGATTCAGCGCCTTTGCCGCCTTCTCGCGTTCATTTTCCGGTAGATCGCTTAATAGCGGCGACCACTTTTCCAATGCTCTGGCATTACTGTGCTCCGAGCTATCGATCGCCTGAAGATCGACGATCGGTTTCGGCTCCGCAATCAGCGAACTGTCTGCAATCTGCATGGTTGGCAGCGCGCGCGTGGGTGCCATCGTTCTTGAATCAGAGGGAACCCGTGATATGTTCGACGATGCGGCACCAAAATCGATTGAACGTGAACCCGACCGCATAACTGGCGATGCTGCCAGCTGTCCACCCGGACTGCTAGCCTCTGTATTATGTTGCGCAGGCAAAGGCGCGGTGCTTCCCCAACGGTTTCCGCCCTCAATACGATTGATCATTCACGTCCCCATTCTGCTGTCGTCAGGATTAACAAGCGAATCTCCCGCGTCATGCAAACACAAAAAGGCCTGCAAACGTGCCGATCGCAGCATGACGGAGATAACTAAGCGTTGAGTGGCGTAAAACTACGATAAGTTCCTGACGATATTCAGGGGCGTTTGATGGCTATTAGTCGCTTATTCATTTTTATGGAAATCGATTTCCACAGAATATTCTCGGAATGATGGCGGGGAAATAAGGCAGGTCACAGATTAAGTGTTGTTCAATTACATATCACTATCATCATTAACATTCAAGAGATACCTCCCATTCTCTGGCAACCATTTCCTCCGTTACGTCTATTCCTAACGCTTACAATAATCAGACCAAATGATTACAAAAAATTTCAAAGAGTAACCAAATGTGTGATCCATATAAATGAAACAACGTTTCCTTTTCACCATAATGCCACTCATCCTAATTATCAAGTCTGCTGATAATTAGATTAACCGGTAACCGGTGGGAATTATCAACATTCACTCATCAGCCTAAGCCATTTCGCTGATTGAAATACGCATAAGCTACGTCGCATATAAGGAGTCATCAATGCATTGATAGCAACCTGATTTACCAGGGAGAAAGCCCTGTCTGACATTATAAATGGCGTCATCATCATTTCTGGTGATTCTATTTTTACGCCCAAAAAATGACATCAACTGTCTGGTTTTAAAGATAGAGACTGCGCTCGACAATAATATTATTTATTCATCAAAAAAGAGAAAGACAGAATGAAAATATACACACGTAACCTACTCATCGTTTGTGCCGGATTCATGCCGTTCCTCGTCCAGGCAGAAACCGACGGTAAAACCACCTTCCAATATGAACACAACTGGAAGACGGAAGACCGCCGCCACTCAGACTCTATCAAGCTGATTCATAAGAAAACTAACGGTTGGTCGTACGAAGTCAAATTCAGTACATCGGCAGGTGGAAACAGTAACTACGACGTTGCCTATGACGATATGCAGGGCGGCTCTGGCGGCATGGTGATCGGCAAAGACTTCAAGTTAAGCAAGGCCGCAACCTTAACGCCTACCTTTGAATTCTCCATCGGCAATTCAACCATGATGTATCAGCCGGGGTTGAAATATGGCTACCGAATTAACAGCGACTGGTCCACTTATGGCCGCTACCGCTATGAATATAAAAAGCCCTCTCGCAGTTCGCGTTATTCGACCATTTCCGCATCTGACAAATATGGTTACGCAGGGGAATCTTATTTGTCAAAATCCGACACCGGACGTCATCGTCTCGATGCAGGGGTAACGTATTCCGGTTTGGATAAAATTAATCTGACTTACGTCTTTAACTACTACATCGGTGATAACACCACGAAATCGTATAAATACAGCAAGGGTGAATTCACGGAAAGAGAATACGCAGTTTATGATAATGGGAAAACGGATTATGAACATCAGTTCAAAGTTCAATATAAGTTAAACAAACAGCTAACTCCTTACATTGAGTATGATGATATTAGCCAATCCAGCACATCCTCAAGCCGTCAGGGGAAAATTAAAGTTGGTTTCAACTACGTTTTCTAACAAACACAGAATTTTATAAAGGAAATACGCCGTATTTCGTGCCGTGTTGATGAAGAAAATGAATTCATGAATGAATTTTGTCTATCAGCGCACAATTTTCATAATTAACGATCAATATTAATGGTGCCCATAATGAAAAAACGCTACCTTGTGGCCGGTATTCTCTTTGCCCAAATTTATGCTATTTCCGCGTCTGCCTCTGATACCAAACTTAGCTATGAACATAGCTGGGGAACAATGAATCGCTATCACGGTGATGAAATCGGTATGCGGCATTTTATGGATAATGGCCTGTACGTTGGTGTTGAGCTGAATTTTTATAATAAGAATAAAGATCTGACCATCGATGATGTCGTCTCGAATTCTTATGCTTTTTATACCGGCTATGCCTACAACTTAACGCCTGAGTTAACCCTGACGCCGAATCTGGAAGCGCGCTTCTATTCCGGCGGCACCAGCGGCGAAGGTGCCGTGGGTGATATCGGCGCGAGCCAGAGTTCCGGCGCGCGCTATACGCCAGGTTTGAAACTGACCTGGTCGGTGACTGACAAGACGGATCTTCATGCGCAATATCGCTATGACCTCAGAAAAATCACCCGCAGCAAACGTACCAGCACGGATGATGACACTCACCGTCACCGCTATGAAGCGGGCGTGGCCTACAAAGGTTTCGACAATTTCACGCTGGCGTACACCGCTTATTACTATCACGCGGATTACGTGCTGCAAAACAACAAAAAACATGACTACCAGCAGGATTTCGACGTGTCTTACACCATCAACGACAACTGGACCGCACACGTTGGCGTTGAAGATGTCGCCAGCGGACGCGATGTGAAATCGCGTGAAGGGAAAGGAAAAGTCGGCTTCACCTATACGTTCTAACCACGGCTTACCTTTCTAACAACAGCTTACTGCTCTGCCATCTTTCTCGGGGGTCCTGTTCATCAAGCGGGATCCCTTTATTACAAGCCATGCACTAAATAATTCGAGTTGCAAGAAGGCGGCAAGTGAAGGAATCCCGATGAGCTTACTCAGGTAAGTGATTCGGGTGAGTGAACGTAGCCAACGCACATGCAGCTTGAAGTATGACGAGCATATGGATGAATCATCGTTACAGGTAGATAAAATGAAAAGATTTGCGCTGTCGCTCCTTGCGGGTCTGGTTGCTTTACAGGCCAGCGCCGCTACGCCTGACCGTCTCACCATCGTCAATCAGTATGTTGATAACGTGCTGACCAAAGCTGGCGACCACTATCACGGTCAGTCGCCAACGCCATTACTTGCGGATGGTGTCGATCCGCGTACGGGCAAACAGATGGAGTGGATTTTCCCTGATGGTCGTCAGGCCGTGCTCTCCAACTTCTCCGCACAACAGAACCTAATGCGCGTACTGGTCGGGCTCAGCAACCTGAGCGGCAACCCTAGCTATAAGCAGCGTGCCGAAGCGATAGTGAAGTATCACTTTCAGCACTATCAAGATGAGAGCGGCCTGCTGATTTGGGGCGGCCACCGTTTTGTGGATCTAAAAACGCTACAGCCGGAAGGCCCGAGCGAAAAAGAGATGGTGCATGAGCTGAAAAATGCCTATCCCTACTACGATTTGATGTTCAGCGTCGATAAAGATGCAACCGCACGCTTTATTCGCGGTTTCTGGAATGCACACGTTTATGACTGGAAGATCATGGAAACCAGTCGCCACGGTAAATACGGACAAAAAATGGGTGCGCTCTGGCAAAGCCCGTTTGAGCAACAGCCGCCCTTCTTCGCCACCAAAGGCCTCAGCTTCCTGAATGCGGGTAACGATCTGATCTATTCCGCCTCGCTGCTGTACAAATACAATAAAGAAGACGGCGCGCTGGTCTGGGCAAAACGTCTGGCACAGCAGTATGTGCTGCCGCGGGATAAAGCGACTGGACTCGGCGTGTATCAGTTTACGCAGGCGCTGAAGCGCGATGAAACCACCGACGATACCGATACGCATTCCAAATATGGCGATCGCGCCCAGCGTCAGTTTGGCCCAGAGTTCGGCCCTACCGCGCTGGAAGGCAATATGATGCTGAAAGGACGCACCAGCACGATCTATTCCGAAAATGCGATCATGCAGCTCCAATTGGGTAAAGATTTAGGTTCGGAAGGCAAGGAACTTCTGACGTGGACAACCGATGGCCTGAAAGCCTTTGCCAAGTATGCCTACAACGAGTCCGATAATACGTTCCGCCCGATGCTCGCTAACGGCAAAGATCTCTCCAATTACGTTCTGCCGCGTGATGGCTACTACGGCAAAAAAGGCACTGTGATCAAGCCTTATCCTGCGGATAATTCATTCCTGCTTTCGTATTCTCGTGCCTATACCGTTTCACCGGACGCCGAACTGTGGCGTGTCGCACGCGGCATCGCTCGCGCACAGGGACTGGGTGAGTTAGGTTCAGCGCCGGGTAAAGACGTCAAAGTGGATCTCGCTACCAAGAACAACGATCCTTACGCCCTGTTCGCGCTGCTGGATCTGTATCAGGCGAGTAAAGTGAAAGACTATCTGTCGCTGGCGGAAAAAGTGGGCGATAACATTATCAGTACGCGTTATCAAAACGGCTTCTTTATGGCCGATCCCAACAGACAATATGCCGATGTCGATACCATCGAACCTTACGCTTTGTTAGCGCTGGAAGCGGCGGTACGCAATCAGCCACAATCCGTTGCACCGTTCCTGAATGGTGCGGGCTTCACCGAAGGCGGCTACCGTATGGAAGATGGTTCAACTCGCGTGTCCACTCGCGATAACGAGATCTTCCTGTTGAACGTTGGCGAAACCTTGAAACCCAACAACAAGAAGTAAGCGTTAATCCTCAACATGCCAATGGTGGTTCGCTGCCATTGGCAATCCCCTCTTGTTATCCTGCTCAATTATTCACCGAACAAGACCGCCATTATCAGGTGTGATTCTTAATCATATGCTGCTTAACATGTGGAGTTTACAGAACACAATGCCGGCCACGGTGAACGTGACCAGCATGAAGTAATGCAATAATTTCAAGCGTTAGTTAACCAGAGGGACTTCCGGGTGCACGCCGATCCATCCCGGAGTCGGTTCGCCTTTCGCTTCCCCCACATACAAACTCAGCTGTGAGCGAAAACGTTCGACCGCACCGCGATCGTACATGAAATCAGCAAATGCCTGAGGGCGAGTGTTACGGTATTCCCAGATATGTTTGTAGCCCACTGGCGGCTCAACATCGGTACGTACCGACCACATACGTGAGACCTGAGTTTGCGTTTGCGGATCCAGCACCCAGCTTAGGTACAGCTTGGCGCTTTCCGGGTGTTTAGCCTGTTTGAAGATAGCGGCACGTTGCGCCCAGGAAACAAAAGGATCGGACTTCGGCAGAACAAAGCGTGTCACCGCATCGGCTGCCGGAACGAGCGCACCGGAACTGGTAAACGTCGCACTATATTTTCCTGTCGCGATCTCAGCACCGGGTACGTTAGTTCCGCGCACATAGACAGGATCCTGCTCCTGCAATTTTTTAACAAAATCCCAGCCGTATTTATCCACGGCCAGTTTGTACCAGAACAGTACTGCATCGTCGTCGTTCGGATAGGCCAGAATCAAATTACCTCTCAGATTGGGACGAAGGTAATCATTAACTTCACGCGGCCAGGATTTTTCATCGAGAAGCTGGGTGTTGACCAAATTACTGAATGCGATGACATAGGCACCAGTCCAGGCACCATCTGCATCACGAAATTCCGGGTAGATTTTGTCCCAGCCACGCGCTTTGTAGTTCAGCAGCACGCCTTCTTTTTTCCAGCGCGGGAAATTCTGCACCGTTTGCAGTTGCACCACATCAGGAATCAGGGTGCCGGTCGCCAGTTGGTTATCGATACGGGCATCATGGTATTTGCTGTAATCGACAATCACATTCAGCTTCATGCCAGGAAAACGCGTCTCAAATGCCCGCTTGAAGCCAGCCTGCTGTGACTGCACATCGCCACCGGCATACACGGTGACCGTACCGCCTTCTCTCAACGCACTCTGATAGATTTGATCCAGCGAACGCGTCTCAATTTCGACGCCCGCCTGACTTTGCCCGACGCTGAGACCGGCCATCATGGCTAGCATCAGCACTGTTTTCTTCAGGTACTTCCCAGTGTATTGCATTGTGATTTCCTTCACTTAATGAATAAAACCCGCACCGACAAACGACAGATAGCAGCCGTTAAAACGGCAACGGTCTAACCAGCGGATCGCGAGTCAGCGACGCGCAGGATTGGAGCGACGTTAGAGGATCGTCAAACGTAAATAAGAATATAAAGCGTATAATCCTTCATTGATATATCTCCCATCCGAGGATCATCTCCCCGTTTCCATTAGGATAATTCGCATCGAGTTTACAGGATTAAATAAAAACACATACCAAGAAAAAGCGAACAATATAGTTAAAAATATTGAATGGCTAAAATTAGGTCACGCTTTCATGTGGGATAAATGCAGTATCGAGAAAAGATAGGATGGGGTTATTTATCTTATGAAATCATTCCAATTTTAATGATATTACTTAATACCATACCAAAATG
The nucleotide sequence above comes from Pectobacterium brasiliense. Encoded proteins:
- a CDS encoding oligogalacturonate-specific porin KdgM family protein, giving the protein MKIYTRNLLIVCAGFMPFLVQAETDGKTTFQYEHNWKTEDRRHSDSIKLIHKKTNGWSYEVKFSTSAGGNSNYDVAYDDMQGGSGGMVIGKDFKLSKAATLTPTFEFSIGNSTMMYQPGLKYGYRINSDWSTYGRYRYEYKKPSRSSRYSTISASDKYGYAGESYLSKSDTGRHRLDAGVTYSGLDKINLTYVFNYYIGDNTTKSYKYSKGEFTEREYAVYDNGKTDYEHQFKVQYKLNKQLTPYIEYDDISQSSTSSSRQGKIKVGFNYVF
- a CDS encoding pectate lyase translates to MKRFALSLLAGLVALQASAATPDRLTIVNQYVDNVLTKAGDHYHGQSPTPLLADGVDPRTGKQMEWIFPDGRQAVLSNFSAQQNLMRVLVGLSNLSGNPSYKQRAEAIVKYHFQHYQDESGLLIWGGHRFVDLKTLQPEGPSEKEMVHELKNAYPYYDLMFSVDKDATARFIRGFWNAHVYDWKIMETSRHGKYGQKMGALWQSPFEQQPPFFATKGLSFLNAGNDLIYSASLLYKYNKEDGALVWAKRLAQQYVLPRDKATGLGVYQFTQALKRDETTDDTDTHSKYGDRAQRQFGPEFGPTALEGNMMLKGRTSTIYSENAIMQLQLGKDLGSEGKELLTWTTDGLKAFAKYAYNESDNTFRPMLANGKDLSNYVLPRDGYYGKKGTVIKPYPADNSFLLSYSRAYTVSPDAELWRVARGIARAQGLGELGSAPGKDVKVDLATKNNDPYALFALLDLYQASKVKDYLSLAEKVGDNIISTRYQNGFFMADPNRQYADVDTIEPYALLALEAAVRNQPQSVAPFLNGAGFTEGGYRMEDGSTRVSTRDNEIFLLNVGETLKPNNKK
- a CDS encoding Gfo/Idh/MocA family protein, which codes for MKKIRFAAIGLAHNHIYDMCRQLVDAGAELVGVFEFDPNNREKFISLFPSVPFADSAEQLIADASIDLIACAVVPCDRAELALLTLDAGKDFFTAKPPLTTLEQLDAVQRRVAETGRKFAVYFNERINVDSALFAGELVQRGEIGRVIQTIGVGPHRERGARPDWFYQKRRYGGILCDIGIHQIEQFLYFTGNTNARVVTSQTANYHHPHQPEFEDFGDAMLLGDNGATGYFRCDWFTPDGLSVWGDGRLTILGTEGYIEIRKYVDLTRGEGNVVYLVNGEGEQRFTPAGSVERIFFADFLRDCRERTESAMSQAHIFKATELSILAQQAAKKIV
- a CDS encoding ABC transporter substrate-binding protein → MQYTGKYLKKTVLMLAMMAGLSVGQSQAGVEIETRSLDQIYQSALREGGTVTVYAGGDVQSQQAGFKRAFETRFPGMKLNVIVDYSKYHDARIDNQLATGTLIPDVVQLQTVQNFPRWKKEGVLLNYKARGWDKIYPEFRDADGAWTGAYVIAFSNLVNTQLLDEKSWPREVNDYLRPNLRGNLILAYPNDDDAVLFWYKLAVDKYGWDFVKKLQEQDPVYVRGTNVPGAEIATGKYSATFTSSGALVPAADAVTRFVLPKSDPFVSWAQRAAIFKQAKHPESAKLYLSWVLDPQTQTQVSRMWSVRTDVEPPVGYKHIWEYRNTRPQAFADFMYDRGAVERFRSQLSLYVGEAKGEPTPGWIGVHPEVPLVN
- a CDS encoding oligogalacturonate-specific porin KdgM family protein; this encodes MKKRYLVAGILFAQIYAISASASDTKLSYEHSWGTMNRYHGDEIGMRHFMDNGLYVGVELNFYNKNKDLTIDDVVSNSYAFYTGYAYNLTPELTLTPNLEARFYSGGTSGEGAVGDIGASQSSGARYTPGLKLTWSVTDKTDLHAQYRYDLRKITRSKRTSTDDDTHRHRYEAGVAYKGFDNFTLAYTAYYYHADYVLQNNKKHDYQQDFDVSYTINDNWTAHVGVEDVASGRDVKSREGKGKVGFTYTF
- a CDS encoding type III effector HrpK domain-containing protein, whose translation is MINRIEGGNRWGSTAPLPAQHNTEASSPGGQLAASPVMRSGSRSIDFGAASSNISRVPSDSRTMAPTRALPTMQIADSSLIAEPKPIVDLQAIDSSEHSNARALEKWSPLLSDLPENEREKAAKALNRPLAAAKMLQDGGTNAEKALVYLRDNPAIYTAMDTAKDGGRADGHISNRDTKSFIKNMERRASDASHAVKIYREKNPAADAQSLRLVQSSAILLANEPLLNAADAKKSYTHSPPQKNDRTSTLIDLNAIVTDNPTLAPQLKAAARIWSHPGLFGILEHADVKGEKLARVPHDGKLMMKDMKSWIREQAPTNSQDAADTLHNAAALGLAAKTDISKLNEAVFTQPQQYSGAQKSAALVKLQQTLEQVVAGREYRNTEETEKVLNQHIEALQKDGDVIQHFEQTVPREINTILLSDPSLAQAAMNQRFSTASPTTPRSVGLDASLSAATHSGAGEKSDAQAVKEAGRSVMNFAKSSLHAEDLTKAAGSKTAIGLAGKAGAAIAGKVVGAIAGEAAGAAAASAVGAAAGPVGWAVSGALSIGMGIAELVNFFNAKSKLQNRREDFAKTVNPALEQFNIPKPR